The following coding sequences lie in one Hyalangium ruber genomic window:
- a CDS encoding ABC transporter ATP-binding protein: MSGIRVQGLAKRFGSRTAVEGLSFEVHPGEVFGLLGPNGAGKTTTVRMLTGLLQPSEGEASVWGFSVRTQGEQLRRTVGLLTEQPGLYDRLTARENLRFFIKLHELEESAAWPRAQIYLRRFGLEGREDEPVGSFSKGMRQKLAIVRTLVHDPKVIFLDEPTSGLDPESARTVRDAVAELATEGRTIVLCSHNLAEVERLCSRVAVIQGRLLALAPLGELRHAGLALDIRVEGEAERFRPALAQLPFALNVLTEGSQLKVMLTESAQAPDVLACLVTAGARVHSAVPAHRPLEEVYLELIRQGRV, from the coding sequence TTGAGTGGCATTCGCGTCCAAGGGCTCGCCAAGCGCTTCGGTTCGCGCACGGCGGTGGAGGGCCTCTCGTTCGAGGTCCACCCCGGCGAGGTGTTCGGGCTGCTGGGCCCCAATGGCGCCGGGAAGACGACGACGGTGCGGATGCTCACGGGGCTGCTCCAGCCCTCCGAGGGCGAGGCCTCGGTGTGGGGCTTCTCGGTGCGGACCCAGGGTGAGCAACTGCGGCGCACGGTGGGGCTGCTCACCGAGCAGCCCGGGCTGTATGACCGGCTGACGGCGCGCGAGAACCTGCGCTTCTTCATCAAGCTGCACGAGCTGGAGGAGTCCGCGGCGTGGCCGCGCGCCCAGATCTACTTGCGGCGCTTCGGGCTGGAGGGGCGCGAGGACGAGCCCGTGGGCAGCTTCTCCAAGGGTATGCGCCAGAAGCTGGCCATCGTCCGCACGCTGGTCCACGACCCGAAGGTCATCTTCCTGGACGAGCCCACCTCGGGGCTGGATCCGGAGTCGGCGCGCACGGTGCGCGACGCGGTGGCGGAGCTGGCCACCGAGGGGCGCACCATCGTGCTGTGCTCGCACAACCTCGCGGAGGTGGAGCGGCTCTGCTCGCGGGTGGCCGTCATCCAGGGCCGGCTGCTGGCGCTGGCCCCGCTGGGCGAGCTGCGCCACGCGGGGCTGGCCCTGGACATCCGCGTGGAAGGGGAGGCCGAGCGCTTCCGTCCGGCGCTGGCGCAGCTGCCCTTCGCCCTCAACGTGCTCACCGAAGGAAGCCAGCTCAAGGTGATGCTCACCGAGAGCGCCCAGGCGCCGGATGTGCTGGCCTGTCTGGTGACGGCGGGGGCGCGGGTCCACAGCGCGGTGCCCGCGCACCGGCCGCTCGAAGAGGTCTACCTGGAACTCATCCGCCAGGGGAGGGTGTGA
- a CDS encoding ABC transporter permease subunit → MSFRPKRALAVFWKDFLDLRKNVGLLLSMMVLPLVFVLVPIGVVWAYAVRPDDPNLRVIALYYSKDLPLGTSSARFLIDKTLTDWFGMFLVMPVFVPILISSQSVAGEKERRTLEPLLASPVTAAELVAGKSLASLVPAVGISWFAFLVFCIGVDIVAWPLVKGPLMPNTLWTFGVFVLAPLFAFFGNGVAVLISARVSEARTAQQFSAIVVLPLVGLVGGQVAGWLTAGFVYYAVQGAVVLLLDVILLVASIRLLDRERLLSRWG, encoded by the coding sequence ATGTCGTTCCGACCGAAGCGGGCGCTGGCCGTCTTCTGGAAGGACTTCCTGGACCTGCGCAAGAACGTGGGGCTCTTGCTGTCCATGATGGTGCTGCCCCTGGTGTTCGTGCTGGTGCCCATCGGCGTGGTGTGGGCGTACGCGGTGCGGCCGGACGACCCCAACCTGCGCGTCATCGCCCTCTACTACTCGAAGGACCTGCCGCTGGGCACCAGCAGCGCGCGCTTCCTCATCGACAAGACGCTCACCGACTGGTTCGGCATGTTCCTGGTCATGCCCGTCTTCGTCCCCATCCTCATCTCCTCCCAGAGCGTGGCGGGGGAGAAGGAGCGGCGCACCCTGGAGCCGCTGCTGGCCTCGCCGGTGACGGCCGCGGAGCTGGTGGCCGGCAAGAGCCTGGCTTCGCTGGTGCCCGCGGTAGGCATCTCCTGGTTCGCCTTCCTCGTCTTCTGCATCGGCGTGGACATCGTCGCCTGGCCGCTGGTGAAGGGGCCGCTGATGCCCAACACGCTGTGGACGTTCGGCGTCTTCGTGCTGGCGCCGCTGTTCGCCTTCTTCGGCAACGGGGTGGCGGTGCTCATCTCCGCGCGCGTGTCCGAGGCGCGCACCGCCCAGCAGTTCTCCGCCATCGTGGTGCTGCCGCTGGTGGGGCTCGTGGGAGGCCAGGTGGCCGGCTGGCTCACCGCCGGTTTTGTCTACTACGCGGTGCAGGGCGCGGTGGTGCTCCTGCTGGATGTCATCCTGCTGGTGGCCAGCATCCGCCTGCTGGATCGCGAGCGGCTCCTCAGCCGGTGGGGCTGA
- a CDS encoding SPFH domain-containing protein, which yields MGLFDTIKGEAKRNFIARADEAKGEIIYKYPEKNIRMLTQLTVDADEIALFVKDGKVEGKLGPGRHTLDTSNIPFLSRLLEKFTGGNLFISEVFFVSTREHPGVKFGGPIGDVRDPETGLGIGTMVYGDFSIRVTEPEKLVVGLVGMGRSSNDDFLGWFKNQVLKVMRDRIAELLVKKRWPLLDVTSGAYTEEIEAEVLTGLKPHVDNYGLTVVRMGNFHVSIKEEDEATLKKFSKDAAYSRMAGGFQQYAQGQAMLGASEGMAKGGGGTDGALQGMGMGMGMGMAQMFMNQNQQMQQQRPPAPAAEPAPAGGGDTRTPAQRLKELHELHKAGVLSDDEYNAKRAELMKLL from the coding sequence ATGGGTCTTTTCGACACGATCAAAGGCGAAGCCAAGCGCAACTTCATTGCCCGCGCGGACGAAGCCAAGGGTGAGATCATCTACAAGTATCCGGAGAAGAACATCCGGATGCTCACCCAGCTCACTGTCGATGCCGACGAGATCGCTCTCTTCGTCAAGGACGGCAAGGTCGAGGGCAAGCTCGGGCCCGGGCGGCACACGCTGGACACCAGCAACATCCCGTTCCTCTCCCGCCTGCTGGAGAAGTTCACCGGCGGCAACCTCTTCATCTCCGAGGTCTTCTTCGTCTCCACGCGCGAGCACCCGGGCGTGAAGTTCGGCGGCCCCATCGGTGACGTGCGCGACCCGGAGACGGGCCTGGGCATCGGCACCATGGTGTACGGCGACTTCTCCATCCGCGTCACCGAGCCGGAGAAGCTGGTGGTGGGCCTGGTAGGCATGGGCCGCTCCAGCAACGACGACTTCCTGGGCTGGTTCAAGAACCAGGTCCTCAAGGTGATGCGCGACCGCATCGCCGAGCTGCTGGTGAAGAAGCGCTGGCCGCTGCTGGACGTGACGAGCGGCGCGTACACCGAGGAGATCGAAGCCGAGGTGCTCACCGGCCTCAAGCCGCACGTGGACAACTACGGCCTCACCGTGGTGCGCATGGGCAACTTCCATGTGAGCATCAAGGAGGAGGACGAGGCGACGCTGAAGAAGTTCTCCAAGGACGCGGCCTACTCGCGCATGGCGGGCGGCTTCCAGCAGTACGCGCAGGGCCAGGCGATGCTGGGCGCCTCCGAGGGCATGGCCAAGGGCGGTGGCGGCACCGACGGCGCGCTGCAGGGCATGGGCATGGGCATGGGCATGGGCATGGCCCAGATGTTCATGAACCAGAACCAGCAGATGCAGCAGCAGCGTCCCCCGGCGCCGGCGGCCGAGCCCGCTCCCGCTGGCGGCGGCGACACGCGCACCCCGGCGCAGCGCCTCAAGGAACTGCACGAGCTGCACAAGGCGGGCGTCCTCTCCGACGACGAGTACAACGCCAAGCGCGCGGAGCTGATGAAGCTGCTCTAG
- a CDS encoding C40 family peptidase: MNYQIKSGDTLSRIAQQYKTSVSELMKANPEIKNADLIYSGKSLNIPGSRDEFVPGTSGSNGPSLTGGPSQASGPSAPTGATGGVNGPRGNPFEIAQQHLNKNAGSLKLEGSGVGADMEDWVPNNVNCANFVSACLEQAGMITNGQHHNSVMGLQANLDRDPNFQRVDLSQAKPGDVVSMKTPGGQHVVMFAGWKDGKPQFIGSNNVNSDGSQRITISSMNYPIMSVHQYRG, encoded by the coding sequence ATGAACTACCAGATCAAGTCCGGCGACACCCTCTCCCGCATCGCTCAGCAGTACAAGACCTCGGTGAGCGAGCTGATGAAGGCCAACCCGGAGATCAAGAACGCCGATCTGATCTACTCGGGCAAGTCGCTGAACATCCCGGGCTCGCGCGACGAGTTCGTGCCGGGCACGAGCGGCAGCAACGGCCCGTCGCTGACTGGCGGGCCCTCGCAGGCCTCGGGCCCCAGCGCTCCCACGGGCGCCACCGGCGGCGTGAACGGCCCGCGCGGCAACCCCTTCGAGATCGCCCAGCAGCACCTGAACAAGAACGCCGGCTCACTGAAGCTCGAGGGCAGCGGCGTGGGCGCGGACATGGAGGACTGGGTCCCCAACAACGTCAACTGCGCCAACTTCGTCTCCGCGTGCCTGGAGCAGGCGGGGATGATCACCAACGGCCAGCACCACAACTCGGTGATGGGCCTTCAGGCCAACCTGGACCGTGACCCGAACTTCCAGCGCGTGGACCTGAGCCAGGCCAAGCCGGGCGACGTGGTGAGCATGAAGACGCCGGGCGGTCAGCACGTGGTGATGTTCGCCGGCTGGAAGGACGGCAAGCCCCAGTTCATCGGCTCCAACAACGTGAACTCGGATGGTTCGCAGCGCATCACCATCTCGTCGATGAACTACCCCATCATGTCCGTGCACCAGTATCGCGGCTGA
- a CDS encoding YncE family protein yields MYRHLSRAILAALLLAGLVAGGEASAAPYVLFESGQVRPLALSPNGQLLFAVNTPDNRLEIFQVGSSGLIHRSSVPVGLEPVAVSARSNDEVWVVNHLSDSVSVVKLGPLGFHGTVVRTLLVGDEPRDVVFAGPGKSRAFITAAHRGQNAPFDPQLTTPGVGRADVWVFDANNLGSSLGGNPLNIITLFSDTPRALAVTPDGSRVYAAAFHSGNRSTVVHESLVPNGGEAVGGVPGPNTNFEGVPGTEVSVIVRFNGQDWVDVLNRPWTDKVRFSLPDKDVFVIDAVANPPAQLAGNSGFYTDVGTILFNMAVNPVNGKVYVSNTEARNDLRFEGPGTFAGTTLRGHLHESRITVLSPSGVAPRHLNKHIDYNSCCAPTPNPESERSLAQPLGMAVSSNGATLYVAAFGSSKVGIYSTAALEADTFVPSTTNQIPLSGGGPTGMVLDEARGRMYVLTRFDNAISVVNTATRQEIAHLPMYNPEPPSVVQGRPFLYDARTSSSHGDSSCGSCHIFGDFDSITWDLGNPDGRVKTNPSPIVPVLPEFGPDPTFGQNTDFHPLKGPLSTQSLRGMANHGPMHWRGDRNGGYDASNAQPNSGAFDEVAAFKQFNPAFMDLLGRSAQLSPAEMQKFSDFILQVVYPPNPIRNLDNSLTPNQQAGKDFFVNVTSFFQGSCEACHRLDPNANPQEGLFKGFFGTDGLSSFDAEPLFPKVPHLRNMYQKVGMFGAGFAFGVVEPDPFMGDQVRGIGFNSDGAIPTLFLFNSGFDAHPIFNPVGIPNTPEGDKAKRDMEEFMFAFDTNLAPIVGQQVTLTASNHAVAGPRINLLRARAEAGECELVAKGRIALLEVGFLYAGGGQFARDRQALPNLHDIALRAAVISGGGVLTYTCAPPGTGRRIGIDRDLDGFLDGDERAAGSNPADPLSTP; encoded by the coding sequence GTGTACCGTCACCTTTCGAGAGCAATCCTCGCCGCGTTGCTGCTCGCGGGGCTCGTCGCTGGAGGTGAGGCGTCCGCGGCGCCGTATGTGCTCTTCGAGAGTGGGCAGGTCCGCCCGCTGGCGCTCTCTCCGAACGGTCAGCTCCTCTTCGCCGTCAACACGCCGGACAACCGCTTGGAGATCTTCCAGGTCGGCTCCAGCGGCCTCATCCACCGCTCCTCGGTACCCGTGGGCCTCGAGCCCGTCGCGGTCTCGGCGCGGAGCAACGACGAGGTCTGGGTCGTCAATCACCTGTCCGACAGCGTGAGCGTCGTGAAGCTCGGGCCGCTGGGCTTTCACGGCACCGTGGTGCGGACCCTGCTCGTGGGCGATGAGCCGCGAGACGTCGTCTTCGCCGGGCCGGGCAAGAGCCGCGCCTTCATCACCGCGGCCCACCGCGGGCAGAACGCCCCCTTTGATCCGCAGCTCACCACGCCGGGCGTGGGCCGGGCCGACGTCTGGGTCTTCGATGCGAACAACCTGGGCAGCTCGCTCGGGGGCAACCCGCTCAACATCATCACCCTCTTCAGCGACACCCCGCGCGCGCTGGCGGTGACGCCCGATGGCTCGCGCGTCTACGCGGCCGCGTTCCACTCCGGCAACCGCAGCACGGTGGTGCATGAGAGCCTCGTGCCCAATGGCGGCGAGGCGGTAGGCGGCGTTCCGGGGCCGAACACCAACTTCGAGGGCGTGCCGGGCACCGAGGTCAGCGTCATCGTCCGCTTCAACGGCCAGGACTGGGTGGACGTGCTCAACCGCCCGTGGACGGACAAGGTCCGCTTCTCGCTGCCGGACAAGGACGTGTTCGTCATCGACGCCGTGGCCAACCCGCCGGCGCAGCTCGCGGGCAACTCCGGCTTCTACACCGATGTGGGCACCATCCTGTTCAACATGGCCGTCAACCCGGTGAACGGGAAGGTGTACGTGAGCAACACCGAGGCCCGGAATGATCTGCGCTTCGAGGGGCCTGGCACCTTCGCCGGCACCACCCTCCGGGGGCACCTGCACGAGAGCCGCATCACCGTGCTGAGCCCCTCGGGCGTCGCGCCCCGGCACCTCAACAAGCACATCGACTACAACTCCTGTTGCGCGCCGACCCCCAACCCCGAGAGCGAGAGGAGCCTGGCGCAGCCGCTCGGCATGGCGGTGAGCTCCAACGGCGCCACCCTGTACGTGGCCGCGTTCGGCTCTTCGAAGGTTGGCATCTACTCCACCGCCGCGCTCGAGGCCGACACGTTCGTGCCCAGCACGACGAACCAGATTCCGCTGAGCGGCGGCGGCCCCACCGGCATGGTGTTGGATGAGGCGCGCGGGCGCATGTATGTGCTGACGCGCTTCGACAACGCCATCTCCGTCGTCAACACCGCCACACGCCAGGAGATTGCCCACCTGCCGATGTACAACCCCGAGCCGCCGAGCGTGGTGCAGGGCCGTCCCTTCCTCTACGACGCGCGCACCAGCTCGAGCCACGGCGACTCGTCCTGCGGCAGCTGTCACATCTTCGGCGACTTCGACAGCATCACGTGGGACCTGGGCAACCCGGATGGCCGCGTGAAGACCAACCCGAGCCCCATCGTGCCGGTGCTCCCCGAGTTCGGTCCGGATCCCACCTTCGGCCAGAACACCGACTTCCACCCGCTCAAGGGGCCGCTGTCGACCCAGAGCCTGCGCGGCATGGCGAACCACGGGCCGATGCATTGGCGCGGAGACCGCAACGGGGGCTACGACGCCTCGAACGCTCAGCCCAACTCCGGCGCGTTCGATGAAGTCGCGGCCTTCAAGCAGTTCAACCCGGCGTTCATGGATCTGCTCGGGCGCAGCGCGCAGCTCAGCCCCGCGGAGATGCAGAAGTTCAGCGACTTCATCCTCCAGGTCGTCTACCCGCCCAACCCCATCCGCAACCTGGACAACTCGCTCACGCCGAACCAGCAGGCGGGCAAGGACTTCTTCGTCAACGTCACCAGCTTCTTCCAGGGCTCGTGCGAGGCCTGCCACCGGCTGGACCCCAACGCCAACCCGCAGGAGGGCCTCTTCAAGGGCTTCTTCGGAACCGACGGCCTCTCGTCCTTCGACGCCGAGCCGCTGTTCCCCAAGGTCCCCCACCTGCGCAACATGTACCAGAAGGTCGGCATGTTCGGCGCCGGCTTCGCCTTCGGCGTTGTCGAGCCTGATCCGTTCATGGGAGACCAGGTGCGCGGCATCGGCTTCAACAGCGATGGCGCCATCCCCACGCTGTTCCTCTTCAACAGCGGCTTCGACGCGCACCCGATCTTCAACCCCGTGGGCATTCCGAACACGCCCGAGGGTGACAAGGCGAAGCGGGACATGGAGGAGTTCATGTTCGCCTTCGACACCAACCTGGCGCCCATCGTCGGCCAGCAGGTGACCCTCACGGCCTCCAACCACGCGGTGGCGGGCCCGCGCATCAACCTCTTGAGGGCGCGCGCGGAGGCCGGGGAGTGCGAGCTGGTGGCGAAGGGCCGGATCGCGCTCCTGGAGGTGGGCTTCCTCTACGCGGGAGGAGGGCAGTTCGCGAGGGACCGGCAGGCCCTGCCCAACCTCCACGACATCGCCCTGCGCGCGGCGGTCATCTCGGGGGGCGGTGTGCTGACGTACACCTGCGCGCCTCCGGGCACGGGCCGCCGCATCGGCATCGACCGCGACCTCGACGGCTTCCTCGATGGTGACGAGCGCGCGGCGGGGAGCAACCCGGCAGATCCTCTCAGTACCCCCTGA
- a CDS encoding ATP-binding protein has protein sequence MQPASSPRAPSSLARSTLIKMGVRIAVVIALTTLFSYLHILTSFRSEALLQIERSAAGRSQREEAIFVLAEDNHAVLKKEVEEHFRAWSQRDPTERFEAWFAHLPDGSIRNNPRGFDGTKMPGVIVPKGVKDDIDFRRRLVASYEVISQYGPAFHVRFMNTGVMLPEGALVGYWPEGATWFQDVEATFSVAPLEYFTISTPENNPRRESAWTGIYEDTTSQTWLVTVATPLDMDGRHVATVSHDVLLDDLMRRTRENTIPGTYNILFRGDGQLIAHPELRVKSGAGTYNIVEAATNPDEAAAQVGTPAQRTHLRDIFERVKAAPLDQPVLELSEHGEYLAVAHLEGPDWIFVTVLPEQVVSSAAFEAARYVLAFGVASLLLELAIMYWVLRQQITRPLLSFTQATAQVAAGDFKVGLDTRRGDELGQLARSFQLMAGEVQRREEALRQANEGLEQRVEERTQELQQVHKQLLETARQVGRAEIATNVLHNVGNVLNSVHTSAQIAAERLAALKIDSVERVASLFDEHQGDLVTFLTQDERGRKSLSFLSRLAKFMQVERQEIQILLGDVGRHTEHIGAIVKLQQQYARVPQRLVEPVLLSELVEDALRINQAALGRHSVKVARDLVNVPPVLTEKHKVLMILVNLISNAKYAMDSVSEDERLLTVALTPTGDDRIRIEVRDNGMGIAPEMLTRIFQYGFTTRQEGHGFGLHSSALAAQELGGSLLAHSDGPGKGATFTLELPSAPEHRSEQANA, from the coding sequence ATGCAGCCAGCTTCGTCTCCCCGGGCACCCTCTTCCCTGGCGCGGTCCACCCTCATCAAGATGGGGGTGCGCATCGCGGTGGTCATCGCCCTGACCACCCTCTTCAGCTACCTCCACATCCTCACCTCCTTCCGCTCGGAGGCGCTGCTGCAGATCGAGCGGAGCGCCGCCGGGCGCAGCCAGCGCGAAGAGGCCATCTTCGTGCTGGCGGAGGACAACCACGCGGTCCTCAAGAAGGAGGTAGAGGAGCACTTCCGCGCCTGGAGCCAGAGAGACCCCACGGAGCGCTTCGAAGCCTGGTTCGCGCATCTGCCGGATGGGTCGATCCGCAACAACCCTCGGGGCTTCGATGGCACGAAGATGCCGGGCGTCATCGTCCCCAAGGGGGTGAAGGACGACATCGACTTCCGTCGCCGGCTCGTCGCCTCCTACGAGGTGATCTCCCAGTACGGGCCCGCCTTCCACGTCCGCTTCATGAACACCGGCGTCATGCTGCCGGAGGGCGCGCTGGTGGGGTACTGGCCCGAGGGAGCCACCTGGTTCCAGGACGTGGAGGCCACCTTCTCGGTCGCGCCCCTGGAGTACTTCACCATCTCCACGCCCGAGAACAACCCACGGCGGGAGTCCGCCTGGACCGGCATCTACGAGGACACGACCAGCCAGACCTGGCTGGTCACGGTCGCCACCCCGCTGGACATGGATGGCCGCCATGTGGCGACCGTCTCCCATGACGTGCTGCTGGATGACTTGATGCGCCGCACCCGGGAGAACACCATCCCCGGGACGTACAACATCCTCTTCCGCGGCGATGGTCAGCTCATCGCCCACCCCGAGCTGCGGGTGAAGAGCGGGGCGGGCACCTACAACATCGTGGAGGCCGCCACGAATCCGGACGAGGCCGCCGCCCAGGTGGGCACCCCCGCGCAGCGAACCCACCTGCGCGACATCTTCGAGCGGGTCAAGGCCGCGCCTCTCGACCAGCCCGTGCTGGAGCTCTCCGAGCATGGCGAGTACCTGGCCGTGGCACACCTGGAGGGCCCGGACTGGATCTTCGTCACGGTGCTGCCCGAGCAGGTGGTGTCCTCGGCCGCATTCGAGGCGGCGCGCTATGTGCTGGCGTTCGGCGTGGCCTCGCTCCTGTTGGAGCTCGCCATCATGTACTGGGTGCTGAGGCAGCAGATCACCCGCCCGCTGCTCTCCTTCACCCAGGCCACGGCGCAGGTGGCGGCCGGCGACTTCAAGGTCGGGCTGGACACCCGGCGCGGCGACGAGCTGGGGCAGCTGGCGCGCTCCTTCCAGCTGATGGCCGGGGAGGTCCAGCGGCGCGAGGAGGCGCTGCGGCAGGCCAACGAGGGGCTGGAGCAGCGGGTGGAGGAGCGCACCCAGGAGCTCCAGCAGGTCCACAAGCAGCTCTTGGAGACAGCGCGGCAGGTGGGCCGGGCGGAGATCGCCACCAACGTGCTGCACAACGTCGGCAACGTGCTCAACAGCGTTCACACCTCGGCGCAGATCGCCGCGGAGCGGCTGGCCGCGCTGAAGATCGACAGCGTGGAGCGCGTGGCGAGCCTGTTCGACGAGCACCAGGGCGATCTCGTGACCTTCCTCACGCAGGACGAGCGCGGGCGCAAGTCGCTCTCCTTCCTGAGCCGGCTGGCGAAGTTCATGCAGGTCGAGCGCCAGGAGATCCAGATACTGCTCGGCGATGTCGGCCGGCACACCGAGCACATCGGCGCCATCGTCAAGCTGCAGCAGCAGTACGCCCGGGTGCCTCAGCGGCTCGTCGAGCCCGTGCTGCTGTCGGAGCTGGTGGAGGATGCGCTGCGCATCAACCAGGCAGCGCTCGGCCGTCACTCTGTTAAGGTGGCGCGCGATTTGGTGAACGTGCCGCCCGTGCTGACTGAGAAGCACAAGGTGCTGATGATCCTGGTCAACCTGATCAGCAATGCCAAGTATGCGATGGACTCCGTATCCGAGGACGAGCGGCTGCTGACCGTGGCGCTGACGCCTACCGGTGACGATCGCATCCGCATCGAGGTTCGGGACAACGGCATGGGCATCGCGCCGGAGATGCTCACCCGCATCTTCCAATATGGGTTCACCACCCGCCAGGAGGGCCACGGCTTCGGCCTGCACTCCAGCGCCCTGGCGGCCCAGGAGCTGGGCGGCTCGCTCCTGGCGCACAGCGATGGGCCGGGCAAAGGGGCCACGTTCACCCTGGAGCTGCCCTCCGCCCCCGAGCACCGGAGTGAGCAAGCGAATGCGTAA
- a CDS encoding response regulator yields the protein MRKRRILVIDDSEAIHQDVARILCPQPPGGKEELEELEEEIFGPLAPSKSPSRHVFELDSAYQGQEGLEKVRQALAAGRPYALVLLDYRMPPGWNGFETLQRLLEVAPSLPIVLCSAYSDYSWEEIVRELGWPQQLIELRKPFNQKELYQLVVTLTEPHGVISLD from the coding sequence ATGCGTAAGCGGCGCATCCTGGTCATCGACGACTCCGAGGCCATCCACCAGGATGTCGCGCGGATCCTCTGCCCCCAGCCGCCCGGGGGGAAGGAGGAGCTGGAGGAGCTGGAGGAGGAGATCTTCGGTCCCCTGGCGCCCAGCAAGAGCCCCTCTCGACATGTCTTCGAGCTGGACTCGGCCTACCAGGGACAGGAGGGGCTCGAGAAGGTGCGGCAGGCCCTGGCCGCTGGCCGTCCGTACGCGCTGGTCTTGTTGGACTACCGCATGCCGCCGGGCTGGAACGGCTTCGAGACGCTGCAGCGCCTGCTGGAGGTGGCTCCCTCGTTGCCCATCGTGCTGTGCTCGGCCTACTCCGACTATTCCTGGGAGGAGATCGTCCGGGAGCTGGGCTGGCCCCAGCAATTGATCGAGCTGAGGAAGCCCTTCAACCAGAAGGAGCTGTACCAGCTGGTGGTCACCCTCACCGAGCCCCACGGCGTCATCTCCCTGGACTGA
- the mtgA gene encoding monofunctional biosynthetic peptidoglycan transglycosylase, protein MGSTHVSKAGTKSQRVRVMKATKGRWSLRRLFWLALLGLLGFLAFEYLRLPSAEPLLKQNPETTALIEQRAEEARAEGRKPRRRQSWVGLSSVSKHAIDAVLLSEDASFYLHEGVDKVELEKALEEAVRKGKLGRGASTITQQLAKNLWLSTDRSLLRKAKELVLAHRLEEALPKNRILALYLNVVEWGNGVYGIEAGAREHFGVSAVSLTVAQGAILAAMLPAPRKRSPSSGSKALKRRAHWIVEQMQAVRRISSEQAQAARADIDRILGAKSAAEDADDGDGA, encoded by the coding sequence ATGGGCAGCACGCACGTATCGAAGGCAGGCACCAAGAGCCAGCGGGTCCGCGTCATGAAGGCGACGAAGGGGCGGTGGTCCCTGCGCCGGCTGTTCTGGCTCGCGCTGCTGGGGCTGCTGGGCTTCCTCGCCTTCGAGTATCTGAGACTCCCGAGCGCCGAGCCGCTGCTGAAGCAGAACCCGGAGACCACGGCGCTCATCGAGCAGCGGGCGGAAGAGGCTCGCGCCGAGGGACGCAAGCCGCGGCGCCGGCAGTCCTGGGTCGGGCTGTCGAGCGTGTCCAAGCACGCCATCGACGCGGTGCTGCTCTCGGAGGACGCGAGCTTCTACCTCCACGAGGGCGTGGACAAGGTGGAGCTGGAGAAGGCCCTGGAGGAGGCGGTCCGCAAGGGCAAGCTGGGCCGGGGCGCCTCCACCATCACCCAGCAGCTCGCCAAGAACCTGTGGCTGTCGACGGACCGCAGCCTCCTGCGCAAGGCGAAGGAGCTGGTGCTGGCCCATCGCCTGGAAGAGGCGCTGCCGAAGAACCGCATCCTCGCGCTGTACCTGAACGTGGTGGAGTGGGGAAACGGGGTGTACGGCATCGAAGCCGGCGCTCGTGAGCACTTCGGCGTGTCGGCCGTGAGCCTGACGGTGGCGCAGGGCGCCATCCTCGCGGCGATGCTGCCGGCGCCGAGGAAGCGCTCTCCCTCCTCGGGCTCGAAGGCGCTCAAGCGGCGCGCCCACTGGATCGTCGAGCAGATGCAGGCCGTCAGGCGCATCTCCTCCGAGCAGGCTCAGGCGGCCCGGGCCGACATCGACCGGATCCTCGGCGCCAAATCGGCGGCCGAGGACGCGGACGACGGGGACGGCGCCTGA